The genomic stretch ACGCCGCTCTATAGCGATCGCGGCAAGCTTCGGCAAATTTTACTCAATGTGCTGAATAATGCCTTGAAATTCACCACCCAGGGTACGATTCAATTCATCATCGATTGGGATGAGCGATCGCCCAGTCAAACCTGGCTAAGGTTCAAAGTGATCGACACTGGCATTGGCATTCCCCCCGAACAGCAGGAGCGCATTTTTGAACCCTTTACCCAGGTAGACGACTCCAGCACTCGCGTCTACGGCGGCACGGGGTTAGGACTAGCCATTTGCCATCGCCTAAGCCAACTGCTAGGCGGCGACATTCACCTCGCCAGCACCGTCAATAAGGGTACAACCATCACCCTGCGATTGCCCACCCAGATTACATCCGATGAGGCGATCGCCTCCCGCTATACTCCTCGAACGGCAGGCTTATCCCACGCAAACCAGGATTTGGTGATTGTGATTGATGGCGATCGCACCGTGCGGGATTGGATGGTGGAACAGTTAAATCAAGAGGGCTATCGCGTGGTCACCAGTTGGTCGGGGCAAGATGGAATCCGCCTGATCCGGGAACTGCATCCCTCGATCGTTTGGTTAGGGAGTTCCTTACCCGACGGCAGCAGTTGGGCCACCCTCAAAGCACTTAAGGATGATCCCTGGTTAATGAATATTCCCGTAGTGCTGCATTCCCTGAGCATCGAAGCGGGCGCATCTACCCTCCACGGGCAGGTTCTCGGAGCTTGCCATATGCTAACCAAACCGGAACACTACCCCCACATTTTGAGGCTGCTAGCGCCCTACGTCAGCGATCCCAAAACCCAGTCTGTCTTACTGGTTCAGCCCCCCTGCCCCGCACGGGATATGCTGGAGCGCTTACTGATTCGCCACGGATGGACGATTCACACAACGCCCACCCTGGCAGAGACGATCGCCGCCGTGCAGCAGGAATCCCCGACCGCCATCATCCTAGATCCGCTCATGGTCGATTCCAGCAACGTTGAGCGTTGGGCATCGCTCCAGGCGCGATCGCCCCAAATTCCGATCCTTTATGTCTGGACTCAAGATATCCCTTGGCTCGATGAAGGGGATCAGGTTTTTGGATCGTTGGCCCATGCACCGGATACTCTAATCGATTCCAGCCCTAATCATGCCTCGATTGCCTCCCATCTGCAAGCT from Synechococcales cyanobacterium T60_A2020_003 encodes the following:
- a CDS encoding response regulator, producing MNPSDIHILVIDDEAPTRLLISRQLQREGYQVAIASSGSEGLDYLNQHWVNVIFLDLLMPGLSGYQVLEHLKADPSLASISVIIVSAIDDLKDIIRCLDMGADDYILKPVNPLLLNIRLHTCLERQWLRQQEQRYLYQLRAERDSAERANRARSAFLANMSHELRTPLNAVIGYTDILQDEFEDEGHSKYLSDLAKIRSASQHLLNLIGDILDISKLESDQMEVSLESFVLGSFVEQVWSEVRSLANLNQNTLSLDLNVPEDTPLYSDRGKLRQILLNVLNNALKFTTQGTIQFIIDWDERSPSQTWLRFKVIDTGIGIPPEQQERIFEPFTQVDDSSTRVYGGTGLGLAICHRLSQLLGGDIHLASTVNKGTTITLRLPTQITSDEAIASRYTPRTAGLSHANQDLVIVIDGDRTVRDWMVEQLNQEGYRVVTSWSGQDGIRLIRELHPSIVWLGSSLPDGSSWATLKALKDDPWLMNIPVVLHSLSIEAGASTLHGQVLGACHMLTKPEHYPHILRLLAPYVSDPKTQSVLLVQPPCPARDMLERLLIRHGWTIHTTPTLAETIAAVQQESPTAIILDPLMVDSSNVERWASLQARSPQIPILYVWTQDIPWLDEGDQVFGSLAHAPDTLIDSSPNHASIASHLQALTRTYG